A portion of the Rhinoderma darwinii isolate aRhiDar2 chromosome 2 unlocalized genomic scaffold, aRhiDar2.hap1 SUPER_2_unloc_25, whole genome shotgun sequence genome contains these proteins:
- the LOC142674974 gene encoding transcription factor ETV7-like encodes IHPSLWSRDDIIQWLRWAEEEYSLKKTDDSKFVMNGRALCILTKFDFKARSPSSGDVLFELLQCIKNHRQGLVRYSFFSQCIRKSHHPHLQSCINTKTENSQLSAKPATEDNVQDVPLNLFRRTQGTQNNESSAEHIDYMDGKIKGCRILWDYLHKLLEDKHYESSIRWEDKELKIFRIVDPNKLATFWGNQWPGAVFFFVEKKDSGLRPCIDYRELSEITVKNKYPLPLLSELFDRIHGVTVFTKLDL; translated from the exons GAATACATCCATCTCTGTGGAGCAGggatgatattattcagtggttaCGATGGGCAGAGGAAGAATATTCACTAAAGAAAACAGATGACAGCAAGTTTGTAATGAATGGAAGAGCGCTGTGTATTCTTACAAAGTTTGATTTTAAAGCCCGTTCTCCTAGTTCAG gtgATGTTTTGTTTGAATTACTACAATGCATTAAGAATCACAGACAGGGGTTAGTAAGGTATTCTTTTTTCAGCCAGTGTATAAGAAAAAGTCACCATCCGCATCTACAGAGCTGCATAAATACAA AAACAGAGAATTCTCAATTATCTGCAAAACCAGCTACAGAGGATAATGTCCAAGATGTACCTCTCAATCTTTTCCGAAGGACACAAGGAACACAAAATAATGAAAGCTCTGCAGAACACATTGACTatatggatggaaaaataaagg GTTGCAGGATCTTGTGGGATTATTTGCACAAGCTCCTTGAGGACAAGCACTATGAATCATCCATACGGTGGGAAGATAAAGAACTGAAAATCTTTAGGATAGTGGATCCAAACAAGCTCGCCACATTCTGGggaaatcagtggc CTGGCGCAGTGTTCTTCTTCGTGGAAAAAAAAGACAGTGGTCTTCGCCCATGTATTGACTATCGAGAATTGAGCGAGATCACTGTCAAGAATAAGTATCCACTCCCTTTGCTCTCTGAGTTATTTGACCGGATACATGGTGTAACAGTGTTCACTAAGCTCGATCTGTGA